A stretch of Leptospira andrefontaineae DNA encodes these proteins:
- the secA gene encoding preprotein translocase subunit SecA: MIQKLLKVIFGSKYERDLKRLTPIVIQINSLEESMRSLSDSELSSQTRKFKERLSKGETLDDILPEAFATVREAALRKLGMRHFDVQMMGGISLHWGNISEMKTGEGKTLTSTLAVYLNALAGKGVHVVTVNDYLARRDANWMKPIYDFLELSVGIIQHDMEHDDRKKAYSADITYGTNNEYGFDYLRDNMVSHIDHKVQRSHYFAIVDEVDSILIDEARTPLIISGPSDESTDKYTRIDKIIPRLVEGEDYEKDEKAKNTLMTEKGVAHVEEILGIENLYAPQNVDLVHHVHQALKAHKIFQRDVDYVVQNGEVIIVDEFTGRLMSGRRYSDGLHQALEAKEGVPIARESQTLASITFQNYFRLYEKLSGMTGTADTEAEEFHKIYNLDVIVIPPNVPVQRKDAADRVYRTEKEKFTAILNEIKDCRDKKQPVLVGTISIEKSEVLARLLAQAGIAHNVLNAKFHEKEAEIIANAGKPAAVTIATNMAGRGTDIVLGGAQLFKENLESWKESDPVVSEFKEAVVRADFERAESIAQRLDSQAKKTKANEILTSAKIWRKNHEEVLEAGGLHILGTERHEARRIDNQLRGRSGRQGDPGSSRFYLSLQDDLMRIFGSDRIAGIMERLKMPEGQEIEHPMVSNAIARAQKRVEGHNFDIRKHLLEYDDVMNRQRIVIYKMRNEVLEGGDVTGQAKSFLEEMIEAQVVTTCEGGNPNGWEWDALKEWFEGLGLPWKVDQDEIKKSKNPQLAIFDSLNNAAQNFYQDKADRIGADVWKLLERNIFLDILDHRWKEHLYSMDHLREGIWTVGYGEKNPLVEYKLQGFRLFDQAIENMKYEIVSFLVRVEVTEKTQLPEEKKEYKKVGQELTGGFQELQGAKPKNPAAEAMPVTSGGGGSERKTSRRKRK; encoded by the coding sequence ATGATTCAGAAATTACTAAAGGTCATATTCGGAAGTAAATACGAAAGAGATCTTAAAAGACTCACTCCAATTGTAATCCAAATTAATTCTTTGGAAGAGTCCATGCGCTCTCTAAGCGATTCCGAACTTTCTTCTCAAACTAGAAAGTTTAAGGAGAGGCTCTCCAAGGGAGAAACTCTGGATGATATCCTTCCGGAAGCATTTGCTACAGTAAGAGAGGCTGCCTTAAGAAAATTAGGCATGCGTCATTTCGATGTGCAGATGATGGGTGGTATCTCTCTTCATTGGGGAAATATCTCCGAGATGAAAACTGGAGAAGGTAAAACCCTTACTTCTACACTTGCAGTTTATCTGAATGCGTTAGCCGGTAAAGGAGTTCATGTGGTTACAGTGAACGATTATCTGGCAAGAAGGGACGCAAATTGGATGAAACCTATTTACGATTTCTTGGAATTATCTGTTGGGATCATCCAACATGATATGGAACATGATGATCGTAAAAAGGCTTATTCCGCCGATATCACTTACGGAACCAATAACGAATACGGATTCGATTATCTGAGAGACAATATGGTTTCTCATATAGATCATAAAGTGCAAAGGTCGCATTACTTTGCTATCGTGGACGAGGTGGACTCGATTCTTATCGATGAGGCAAGAACTCCACTTATCATTTCCGGTCCTTCTGATGAATCCACAGACAAATATACTCGTATAGACAAGATCATTCCTCGATTAGTCGAAGGAGAAGATTACGAGAAAGATGAGAAGGCCAAAAACACCCTAATGACGGAAAAGGGTGTGGCTCATGTAGAAGAGATTCTCGGGATCGAGAACTTATACGCTCCTCAAAACGTGGATTTGGTTCATCACGTTCACCAAGCATTAAAAGCTCATAAAATATTCCAAAGAGACGTGGACTATGTTGTCCAAAACGGAGAAGTGATCATTGTAGATGAATTCACCGGTCGTTTGATGTCCGGTAGAAGATATTCGGACGGACTTCACCAAGCTTTGGAAGCAAAAGAAGGAGTGCCGATCGCAAGAGAATCCCAAACGCTCGCAAGTATCACATTCCAAAACTATTTCAGATTGTACGAAAAACTTTCCGGTATGACTGGAACCGCAGACACTGAAGCGGAAGAATTCCATAAGATCTATAATTTGGATGTAATCGTAATTCCACCAAACGTTCCTGTTCAAAGAAAGGATGCGGCTGATAGGGTTTATAGAACTGAAAAAGAAAAGTTCACAGCTATCTTAAATGAGATCAAAGATTGTAGGGATAAAAAACAGCCTGTACTTGTTGGAACTATCTCTATCGAAAAATCAGAGGTACTTGCTAGGCTTTTAGCTCAGGCTGGAATTGCGCATAATGTTTTGAACGCTAAATTCCACGAGAAAGAGGCAGAGATCATAGCAAACGCAGGAAAACCTGCAGCGGTTACAATCGCTACCAATATGGCGGGAAGAGGAACTGACATTGTCCTCGGCGGTGCTCAGTTATTTAAAGAAAACCTGGAATCTTGGAAAGAATCAGATCCAGTGGTAAGTGAATTTAAGGAAGCAGTGGTTCGTGCAGATTTTGAAAGAGCAGAATCCATTGCACAAAGACTAGATTCTCAGGCTAAAAAGACCAAGGCAAACGAGATCTTGACTAGTGCAAAAATCTGGAGAAAGAACCACGAAGAGGTTCTGGAAGCAGGTGGTCTTCATATATTAGGAACAGAGAGGCATGAGGCGAGAAGGATAGACAATCAGCTTAGAGGTCGTTCCGGTCGTCAGGGAGATCCTGGCTCCAGTAGATTTTATCTTTCCTTACAAGACGATCTCATGAGGATTTTCGGATCGGATCGTATCGCAGGCATCATGGAAAGACTCAAGATGCCGGAAGGACAAGAGATCGAACATCCAATGGTGTCTAATGCAATTGCCAGGGCCCAAAAAAGGGTAGAAGGTCATAACTTCGATATTCGTAAACATCTTTTGGAATACGATGATGTAATGAACCGCCAAAGGATCGTTATCTATAAAATGAGAAACGAAGTCCTAGAAGGTGGAGATGTAACCGGACAGGCAAAAAGTTTCTTAGAAGAAATGATAGAGGCCCAAGTAGTTACTACCTGCGAAGGTGGAAATCCTAACGGTTGGGAATGGGATGCCTTAAAAGAATGGTTCGAAGGACTCGGACTTCCTTGGAAAGTAGACCAAGACGAAATCAAAAAATCTAAAAATCCTCAATTAGCTATTTTTGATTCTTTGAACAATGCAGCTCAAAATTTTTACCAAGACAAAGCGGATCGTATTGGTGCCGATGTTTGGAAATTATTAGAAAGAAATATTTTCTTAGATATTCTGGATCATCGTTGGAAAGAACATCTATATTCTATGGACCATTTGAGAGAAGGTATATGGACTGTAGGTTACGGAGAAAAGAATCCTCTTGTAGAATATAAACTGCAAGGTTTCAGATTATTCGATCAAGCGATCGAGAACATGAAATATGAGATCGTTAGCTTCTTAGTTCGTGTGGAAGTTACCGAAAAAACTCAGTTGCCAGAAGAGAAAAAAGAGTATAAAAAAGTAGGACAGGAACTTACTGGAGGATTCCAAGAATTGCAGGGAGCTAAACCTAAAAATCCTGCTGCAGAGGCAATGCCAGTGACTTCTGGAGGCGGAGGTTCCGAAAGGAAGACCAGCCGGAGAAAAAGAAAATGA
- a CDS encoding TolC family protein, with the protein MNKKILTFLILVWATNQTVSQPDTTPGGAPGVVDPLYSDAKIAAASGDQERTQVRLELAKAEELLWKNNLLLLASKFNIDARKAGIEQAGLYANPNIFVDQSIFAEPTQRYFDFTRSGQTVVQIQQVFLLGGKIDKRVRVAELSAKMSEQEFYDLARALITKLRRTFYFIHYYRDAIAFYDKSLIALEKTVNSAELAYKRRAVLQSEVLRLKALLFFLRKEREDLRIKVLEKEADLRVLLNEDSYKSQSVAIVPVLDLDFVEKATIEGLKLDNMLAKAREYRPDLKKAVQALRYEEANLELQHANAIPDLAFGPMYNRGGTAFQNYWGITAQLNIPIFDRNQGNIKAAEKSIQVRKQELKNLILEVENDVSVALATAKAKDDLYKKFRNTYTSDYANLAEDMILSYEKRYISILEFADFFETYRSSIVEMLRLQTDRMEAIEGVNYSVGTGLIVPSYKSSGETGGANEGGSK; encoded by the coding sequence ATGAATAAAAAGATACTAACGTTTCTAATTTTGGTCTGGGCGACGAATCAGACCGTATCTCAGCCAGATACTACACCGGGGGGTGCTCCTGGTGTAGTAGATCCTTTGTATTCGGATGCAAAGATCGCTGCCGCTTCCGGAGATCAGGAAAGGACACAAGTTCGTTTGGAACTTGCCAAGGCAGAAGAACTACTTTGGAAGAATAACCTTCTATTACTCGCTTCCAAATTTAATATCGACGCGAGAAAAGCAGGCATAGAACAAGCAGGTCTCTATGCGAACCCGAATATTTTCGTGGATCAGAGTATTTTCGCGGAACCTACACAACGTTATTTCGATTTTACCAGATCGGGACAAACTGTGGTACAGATCCAACAAGTATTCTTGCTTGGTGGTAAGATAGATAAACGTGTTCGTGTCGCCGAGCTAAGCGCTAAGATGAGCGAGCAGGAGTTTTATGATCTTGCGAGAGCACTGATCACTAAGTTACGTAGGACCTTCTACTTTATTCATTATTATAGGGATGCTATCGCTTTTTACGACAAAAGTTTAATAGCTCTGGAGAAAACGGTAAACTCGGCTGAACTTGCATACAAAAGAAGAGCGGTTCTCCAATCGGAAGTTTTACGTTTAAAGGCACTTCTATTCTTCTTAAGAAAAGAAAGAGAAGATCTCAGGATCAAGGTCCTGGAGAAGGAAGCTGACTTAAGAGTTCTACTCAACGAGGATTCTTATAAAAGCCAATCCGTCGCAATTGTTCCTGTTTTGGATCTGGACTTCGTGGAAAAGGCAACAATCGAAGGATTAAAATTAGATAATATGCTTGCTAAGGCTCGGGAATATAGACCTGACCTGAAAAAAGCGGTCCAAGCATTAAGATATGAAGAAGCGAATCTGGAATTGCAACATGCAAACGCGATCCCTGATCTTGCATTCGGTCCGATGTATAACAGAGGGGGAACGGCCTTCCAAAACTATTGGGGGATTACCGCTCAGTTGAACATTCCGATCTTTGATAGAAATCAAGGTAATATCAAGGCAGCAGAAAAATCCATTCAAGTCAGAAAACAAGAATTGAAAAACCTGATCTTGGAAGTGGAGAACGATGTGAGCGTTGCGTTGGCCACAGCAAAAGCAAAAGACGATCTATACAAAAAATTCAGAAACACTTATACTTCGGATTACGCAAACCTGGCGGAGGATATGATCCTTAGTTACGAAAAACGTTATATATCCATTTTAGAATTCGCCGACTTCTTCGAAACGTACAGATCCAGTATCGTGGAAATGTTACGCCTCCAAACTGACAGAATGGAAGCGATCGAAGGAGTAAATTACTCGGTCGGAACGGGGCTGATTGTCCCAAGTTACAAATCCAGCGGAGAAACCGGTGGTGCTAATGAAGGGGGCTCGAAATGA
- a CDS encoding efflux RND transporter periplasmic adaptor subunit, with product MIPSSNKLRLLLIVVVAAISVSIVSFTLNKGGKKTPPRPQKAIVHDHGERIEFKENSPGLDIVKSAEIGKPGEFVNVEAPARLIATTSPSVSDSEQIILFESAELNDLYVGYVHAKNSLNRSRKNLDRIKDMFKHRVATEKDLIEAETEVNNDEAEFAEFEGKLRAVGLNPAMIKKAAGQTAWIISDVPESQLSSLQKGKRVRVVFNSFPNQEWAGTAEALGDNVDPFTRTVKVRIAIKNEGYRLKPGMFATVKFPEETGSDSVVIPFNSVVTVEGKNYVFVEETPHEFFRREVVLGISTRERVNVLEGLTKGDKVVVEGAILLKGLSFGF from the coding sequence ATGATTCCATCATCTAACAAACTTAGGCTTTTATTAATCGTAGTGGTCGCGGCAATCTCCGTTTCCATCGTTTCTTTTACGCTAAACAAGGGTGGGAAGAAAACTCCTCCTCGCCCTCAAAAGGCGATCGTCCACGATCACGGTGAAAGGATAGAATTTAAGGAGAATAGCCCTGGTCTCGATATCGTAAAGAGTGCTGAGATCGGCAAACCTGGAGAATTCGTGAATGTAGAAGCTCCTGCAAGGTTGATCGCCACTACTTCTCCTTCTGTATCCGATTCGGAACAGATCATTTTATTCGAATCTGCAGAATTAAACGATCTATATGTGGGTTATGTTCATGCGAAGAACAGTTTAAACAGATCTCGCAAGAACTTGGATCGTATCAAAGATATGTTCAAACATAGGGTCGCTACTGAAAAGGATCTGATCGAAGCAGAGACAGAAGTGAATAATGATGAGGCTGAATTCGCGGAGTTCGAAGGAAAACTGAGAGCAGTCGGCTTAAACCCCGCAATGATCAAAAAGGCAGCAGGGCAAACTGCTTGGATCATTTCAGATGTTCCTGAATCCCAACTTTCCAGTCTGCAAAAAGGAAAAAGAGTTAGAGTAGTTTTTAACTCCTTCCCGAACCAAGAATGGGCAGGTACTGCAGAAGCATTGGGAGACAATGTGGATCCTTTTACAAGAACTGTAAAGGTTAGGATTGCGATCAAGAACGAAGGATATAGATTAAAGCCTGGGATGTTTGCTACAGTTAAATTTCCGGAGGAAACCGGAAGTGACTCGGTGGTTATTCCTTTCAATTCGGTAGTCACCGTCGAAGGTAAAAACTACGTTTTTGTAGAAGAAACTCCTCACGAATTCTTTAGAAGAGAAGTTGTCCTTGGGATCTCCACCAGAGAAAGAGTCAATGTCCTGGAAGGTTTGACCAAAGGTGACAAAGTCGTTGTAGAAGGAGCCATTCTATTAAAAGGACTTAGTTTCGGATTTTAA
- a CDS encoding efflux RND transporter permease subunit, producing the protein MIDRLIESVLKFRVPTIIASVFVAVLGVWAWTDIRKEAYSDIADTQVRLIAKFPGKAAVEVEERVTLPIERVLNAIPKVAVRRSRTINGLVVFQFVFEDGTDDYFARMRLMERVADADIPEEVQPALGPMSSPVGEIFRYVVESSGNHTPMELRTIQDWIVMPKMLSIPGIADVVTFGGLPKQFHIVTSPDKLVRYKLTINDVIQAVQVNNLNTGGNLLLQGEQGFPIRSLGAIREAQHIENIVVKTVNGVPVFVRDLATVEISHPIPSGVLGYTVRIDNQVMDIDSSVQGLVAMRRWGDPNEMGDRIRAKVKEINENYLPDGVQLRTTYDRSDLVNYTLRTIGRTLLEGVMVVSLVLIFFIGSAKASLVVVATIPFALLFAFLLMNITGIPASLLSLGAIDFGIVVDGAVIMVENIMRRYRDATPGDKSKGIIKLTAESGSEVGTEILFSILIIILAYLPIFSFERIEGRLFKPMAFTISFAIFGALIFSMTVVPVLMTYMFRNYFESEKPGPIAWHNPVYGWIEVRYKTLIDYLVERSRRVVIGAFTVVTIFLAIGGYKLGTEFLPEMDEGGFNLRIFFPVGISLPEARKFMPKIRETIYKNEQVSVVLSQLGRNDDGTDPLPPNRLEVLVSLKDYDDWKERITKQELLLRMKNDLEATLPGARISFSQPIMDNLSEAIMGTIADLAVFVSGQDLKVMRKLAEEILDIVKDMPGASEFGIEQEADSPQLTVRIDREAAARYGINVSDIQQMVEAAIGMQRISTLYEGPSDIPPKTPARFGIVVRFSKDYRASKRAIESMPIISPKGERVPLSQLAKITLEDGPTMIFRQEGRRTITVRTNVRGRDQGGFVNELRKKVQQKIKLPEGYEVRYGGQYENLARVGKKLAIVIPVTIAIIFGVLFLLYRNLKYVYVALACLPLSLVGGMYALLLRGYYFNVSSGVGFISLFGIATMSGVLFVSRTNHLLRDEPTLTTKEAVTQAAVIQLRPMLMTMLLALLGLIPATLASGVGSDVQRPLATVIVGGLFSALFLVLTVLPSLYLVLVGDRKHSVEKAETFELHPEAYVSLYDEDDIEDASPAHRNGSKKVKKKVLAKKKR; encoded by the coding sequence ATGATAGATAGGCTCATTGAATCCGTACTCAAGTTTCGAGTCCCCACCATCATCGCCTCTGTTTTCGTGGCGGTTTTAGGCGTTTGGGCCTGGACAGATATTCGAAAGGAAGCTTATTCGGATATTGCAGATACACAAGTTCGCTTAATTGCAAAATTCCCGGGTAAAGCTGCTGTAGAAGTAGAAGAGAGAGTTACTCTTCCGATCGAAAGGGTATTGAATGCGATCCCTAAAGTAGCGGTACGTCGTTCGAGAACTATCAATGGTCTTGTGGTCTTTCAATTCGTATTTGAAGATGGGACCGATGATTATTTTGCGAGGATGCGACTTATGGAAAGGGTCGCTGATGCGGATATTCCTGAGGAAGTCCAACCTGCATTAGGACCTATGAGTTCTCCTGTGGGAGAAATTTTCAGATATGTGGTGGAGTCTTCCGGAAACCATACTCCAATGGAACTCAGAACGATCCAAGACTGGATTGTAATGCCTAAGATGCTCTCCATTCCTGGGATTGCGGATGTGGTTACTTTCGGTGGTTTGCCTAAACAATTCCATATAGTAACTTCTCCTGACAAATTAGTACGTTATAAACTTACGATAAACGATGTGATCCAGGCGGTTCAGGTGAATAACCTGAATACTGGAGGAAACCTACTTTTACAAGGTGAGCAAGGATTTCCGATCCGTTCTTTGGGTGCGATACGAGAAGCCCAACATATAGAGAATATCGTAGTAAAAACGGTAAACGGAGTCCCTGTATTTGTTCGGGATCTGGCAACTGTGGAAATTTCTCACCCGATCCCGAGCGGTGTCTTAGGTTATACAGTCCGTATAGACAACCAAGTTATGGATATAGATTCCTCGGTCCAAGGTCTCGTGGCTATGCGTCGATGGGGAGATCCTAACGAAATGGGGGATCGGATCCGCGCAAAAGTAAAAGAGATCAATGAGAATTATCTTCCTGACGGAGTACAGCTCAGGACTACGTATGATAGAAGTGACCTTGTAAATTATACGTTACGCACTATTGGGAGAACACTTCTGGAAGGAGTGATGGTGGTCAGCTTGGTGTTGATCTTCTTCATAGGAAGTGCAAAAGCTTCTCTCGTAGTAGTAGCAACCATTCCTTTCGCATTATTATTTGCGTTCCTTCTTATGAATATAACCGGGATCCCAGCAAGCTTGCTCTCCTTAGGAGCGATAGACTTCGGGATCGTGGTAGATGGCGCCGTGATCATGGTGGAAAATATCATGAGAAGATATAGGGATGCCACCCCTGGGGATAAAAGTAAGGGTATCATTAAGCTGACCGCAGAGTCCGGCTCCGAGGTCGGGACGGAGATTTTATTCTCCATTCTGATTATCATACTTGCTTATTTGCCTATTTTTTCTTTCGAGCGTATCGAAGGACGTTTGTTCAAGCCGATGGCTTTCACCATTTCCTTCGCGATCTTCGGAGCTTTAATTTTCTCCATGACTGTGGTGCCGGTTTTGATGACTTATATGTTCCGAAATTATTTCGAATCGGAGAAGCCAGGACCGATCGCATGGCATAACCCAGTCTATGGTTGGATAGAAGTACGTTATAAAACATTAATAGACTATTTAGTAGAAAGATCGAGAAGAGTAGTCATTGGCGCTTTCACTGTTGTTACCATATTTTTGGCGATAGGTGGATATAAACTTGGAACAGAGTTCCTACCAGAAATGGATGAGGGTGGTTTTAACCTAAGGATCTTTTTCCCTGTAGGTATCTCTCTTCCGGAAGCTCGTAAATTTATGCCTAAGATCCGGGAGACGATCTATAAAAACGAACAGGTAAGCGTAGTACTTTCTCAGCTGGGAAGGAATGACGATGGAACCGACCCTCTTCCTCCTAACAGATTGGAAGTGCTCGTAAGCTTAAAAGATTACGACGATTGGAAGGAAAGGATCACCAAACAAGAACTTCTTCTAAGAATGAAAAATGATCTGGAGGCAACTCTTCCTGGAGCAAGGATCAGTTTCTCTCAGCCTATCATGGACAACTTGTCGGAAGCGATCATGGGAACCATTGCGGACTTGGCGGTTTTCGTATCCGGACAAGACTTAAAAGTGATGCGTAAACTTGCGGAAGAGATCTTGGATATCGTAAAGGATATGCCTGGAGCAAGTGAGTTCGGTATTGAACAAGAAGCGGATAGCCCTCAGTTGACTGTTCGGATTGACAGGGAAGCAGCGGCTCGTTATGGGATCAATGTAAGCGATATACAACAAATGGTAGAAGCAGCCATCGGTATGCAAAGAATTAGCACACTGTATGAGGGGCCTTCCGACATTCCTCCAAAAACTCCTGCCCGTTTCGGTATCGTAGTTCGATTCTCAAAGGACTATCGAGCTTCTAAAAGAGCAATCGAGTCAATGCCTATCATTTCTCCTAAAGGGGAAAGAGTTCCACTTTCGCAATTGGCAAAGATTACTTTGGAAGATGGACCTACAATGATCTTTCGCCAAGAAGGTAGAAGGACCATTACCGTCCGAACAAACGTGAGGGGCCGCGACCAAGGTGGATTCGTAAATGAACTTCGTAAGAAAGTTCAGCAAAAGATAAAACTGCCGGAAGGATACGAGGTACGTTACGGAGGGCAATATGAGAACCTTGCTCGAGTTGGTAAAAAATTAGCCATCGTCATTCCGGTAACGATCGCGATCATTTTCGGAGTATTGTTCTTACTTTATAGAAATTTAAAATACGTTTATGTGGCCTTAGCCTGTCTTCCACTTTCCTTGGTAGGAGGAATGTACGCACTTCTGTTAAGAGGATATTATTTTAACGTATCCAGTGGGGTAGGGTTTATCTCACTTTTCGGGATTGCAACCATGTCAGGTGTTCTTTTCGTTTCCAGGACAAATCACCTTTTGAGAGACGAGCCAACATTGACCACTAAAGAAGCGGTCACACAAGCGGCAGTTATCCAGTTGCGACCAATGTTGATGACAATGTTACTTGCGTTACTTGGGTTAATTCCGGCTACTTTGGCGTCCGGAGTTGGATCAGATGTTCAGAGGCCTTTGGCTACAGTAATCGTCGGTGGATTATTCTCCGCTTTATTCCTCGTATTGACCGTGCTACCTTCACTTTATTTAGTATTAGTGGGGGATAGAAAACATTCGGTAGAAAAGGCAGAGACATTCGAACTTCATCCGGAAGCATACGTTTCCTTATACGATGAAGATGATATCGAAGACGCGTCTCCAGCTCATAGGAACGGAAGTAAAAAGGTAAAGAAAAAAGTTCTCGCTAAAAAGAAACGTTAG
- a CDS encoding outer membrane beta-barrel protein, with amino-acid sequence MMRKKTVNLIATFTLVTASSVFAQPKKETPDPKAAPAAAVKAEPVEKKWYDAVDFSGFVDVYYMYNNNPLQGNDIDATRAFETNNKNFAVNAAALAVQKTAEKSSPWGFRVDFQNGLNNPYQEGLYSTVNGVYNYNLLKQAYISMYFPVLKGMTLDIGKMATHIGYEVIESMGNPNYSIGAIFQNTIPFIHTGARLTTQVTDKWSGTFYLYNSGGGTGYLAPTEANLSNGAKNTFVEGATQHKAVGTQVKGQIIEDKLSVTWNTLYSQDGATGVVDPTMAYLAAQVGAPTPGAPRAKYDTDYWFMNHAIVSFTPHEKITLDFDYTWSEKAGGFAPVNKESAAANADGSDPYTLEKILGGAVNTKDNKATYKAYGSWIKVKFNEEWGVNFRFEYIDDSKYNTQLTTFNPFRNANAYLGEARAAEDAALAAAVKASTPALAGLSDNEVLQILKPKDYTNYGNTHYGSYKTFTVTPVWNFTENLLIKLDMRRDWANGYQFVNSSGEKSKDQYGLTLGIVAKF; translated from the coding sequence ATGATGAGAAAAAAAACAGTCAACCTCATTGCTACCTTTACTCTGGTGACCGCCTCTTCGGTTTTTGCCCAACCGAAAAAGGAAACACCGGACCCGAAGGCAGCTCCGGCGGCGGCGGTAAAAGCCGAGCCTGTAGAAAAGAAATGGTATGACGCGGTAGATTTTTCCGGATTCGTGGATGTGTACTACATGTACAATAACAACCCGTTACAAGGAAACGATATCGACGCTACCAGAGCTTTCGAAACCAACAACAAGAACTTTGCAGTAAACGCAGCCGCATTAGCGGTCCAAAAAACTGCTGAGAAATCTAGCCCTTGGGGATTCCGTGTGGATTTCCAAAACGGATTGAACAACCCGTACCAAGAAGGTCTTTATAGCACTGTAAACGGTGTATATAACTACAACCTGTTAAAACAAGCATACATCAGTATGTATTTCCCGGTGCTTAAGGGAATGACCCTGGATATAGGAAAGATGGCAACTCATATTGGATATGAGGTGATCGAGTCAATGGGTAACCCCAACTACTCGATAGGGGCCATCTTCCAAAACACGATCCCATTCATTCACACCGGTGCTCGCTTAACTACTCAAGTTACCGATAAATGGTCTGGAACCTTTTATCTATACAACAGTGGTGGTGGTACCGGTTACCTAGCTCCAACTGAGGCAAATTTGTCCAATGGAGCAAAAAACACCTTCGTGGAAGGAGCTACTCAGCATAAAGCGGTTGGAACGCAGGTTAAAGGCCAGATCATTGAAGATAAACTTTCTGTGACTTGGAACACTCTGTATTCTCAAGACGGTGCGACAGGTGTAGTTGATCCTACTATGGCTTATTTAGCTGCTCAAGTTGGTGCACCTACCCCAGGAGCGCCTAGAGCTAAATATGATACTGACTACTGGTTCATGAACCATGCTATCGTTTCCTTCACACCTCACGAAAAAATCACCTTAGACTTCGACTATACTTGGAGTGAGAAGGCTGGTGGATTCGCACCGGTTAACAAGGAATCTGCTGCTGCAAATGCAGACGGTTCTGATCCATACACTTTGGAAAAAATCTTGGGTGGAGCTGTTAACACTAAAGATAACAAAGCAACCTACAAAGCTTATGGTTCTTGGATCAAAGTTAAGTTTAATGAAGAGTGGGGAGTTAACTTCCGCTTCGAGTACATCGACGACAGTAAATACAACACTCAGTTGACTACTTTCAACCCTTTCAGAAATGCAAACGCTTACTTAGGCGAGGCTCGTGCCGCTGAAGATGCAGCTTTAGCTGCAGCAGTTAAAGCTTCTACTCCAGCTCTTGCTGGCTTAAGCGATAACGAAGTATTGCAAATCTTGAAGCCGAAAGATTACACCAACTACGGAAACACTCACTACGGATCTTACAAAACATTTACAGTAACTCCAGTTTGGAACTTCACTGAAAATCTTTTGATCAAACTTGATATGAGAAGAGACTGGGCGAATGGATATCAATTCGTTAACTCTTCCGGTGAGAAAAGCAAAGACCAATATGGTTTAACCTTAGGTATCGTAGCTAAGTTCTAA